In Mastomys coucha isolate ucsf_1 unplaced genomic scaffold, UCSF_Mcou_1 pScaffold20, whole genome shotgun sequence, one DNA window encodes the following:
- the LOC116098449 gene encoding 40S ribosomal protein S27-like, giving the protein MPGDLVSTEPFNYLLLATCRKTNILGCDDFPKRTCQAKDPHHCSLEEEKMKHKKTCLVQSPSSYFMDVKCPGCSKITTVFSHALTVVLCISYSTVLCQSTGGKPRLTEGCTFRRKQR; this is encoded by the exons ATGCCCGGAGACCTTGTCAGCACAGAG CCCTTCAACTATTTATTGCTTGCTAcatgtagaaaaacaaacattCTTGGCTGTGACGACTTCCCTAAGAGAACATGCCAAGCAAAGGATCCCCATCATTGCTCTCtagaagaagagaagatgaaacacaagaaaacatgCCTAGTGCAGAGCCCCAGTTCCTACTTTATGGATGTGAAATGTCCAGGATGCTCTAAAATCACCACAGTGTTTAGCCATGCACTAACGGTAGTCTTGTGTATTAGCTATTCCACTGTCCTCTGTCAGTCTACAGGTGGAAAGCCAAGGCTGACAGAAGGATGCACCTTCAGGAGGAAGCAGCGCTGA